In Micromonospora sp. WMMD980, the following are encoded in one genomic region:
- a CDS encoding glycosyltransferase, with the protein MTLTVLMNAGPWLSVPPPGYGGIENVIATLVPELRRLGVRVVLASVGSSTLPVDERIAVFPDGQFHALQRPYNQVCGVSQAHLAGVARALHARDDIDLVHDHVEAVGLATLAAMGPDAPPVLHTLHWDLAKHPELYGNLDGGDRVRVNGVSAAQLARAPRALREHSVGHVHLSTPLAVDADRRPAAARGEHVVILGRINPGKGQDLGARLARAVGFPLVLAGPVGPYHRPEDLAAAGDEARQNPDVRFFHEHVAPYVDGDLVRWVGTVVGRERDDLVASARASLFPLRWEEPGGTAVVESLALGTPVVATARGCLPELIEHGRTGLLATDEEELGDLVLAAGMLAEDECRRVAAERFTPARMAQRYVALYDRVRQGATTPLQPA; encoded by the coding sequence ATGACGCTCACCGTGCTGATGAACGCCGGTCCGTGGCTGTCCGTGCCGCCCCCGGGCTACGGCGGGATCGAGAACGTGATCGCCACGCTGGTGCCGGAGCTGCGCCGACTCGGCGTACGGGTGGTGCTGGCCTCGGTGGGAAGCAGCACGCTGCCGGTCGACGAGCGGATCGCGGTCTTTCCGGACGGCCAGTTCCACGCGCTGCAGCGGCCGTACAACCAGGTCTGCGGCGTGTCGCAGGCGCACCTGGCCGGCGTGGCGCGGGCCCTGCACGCCCGCGACGACATCGACCTGGTGCACGACCACGTGGAGGCGGTCGGTCTGGCCACCCTGGCCGCGATGGGTCCGGACGCGCCGCCGGTGCTGCACACGCTGCACTGGGATCTGGCCAAGCACCCGGAGCTGTACGGCAACCTGGACGGCGGCGACCGGGTCCGGGTCAACGGCGTGTCCGCCGCGCAGCTGGCCCGGGCGCCGCGCGCGCTGCGCGAGCACTCGGTCGGCCACGTGCACCTGTCCACCCCGCTCGCGGTCGACGCGGACCGCCGCCCGGCGGCGGCCAGGGGCGAGCACGTGGTGATCCTGGGCCGGATCAACCCGGGCAAGGGGCAGGACCTGGGCGCCCGGCTGGCCCGTGCGGTCGGCTTCCCGCTGGTGCTGGCCGGACCGGTCGGCCCGTACCACCGTCCGGAGGACCTGGCCGCGGCCGGCGACGAGGCGCGACAGAACCCGGACGTGCGGTTCTTCCACGAGCACGTCGCCCCGTACGTCGACGGCGACCTGGTGCGCTGGGTGGGCACGGTGGTCGGGCGGGAGCGCGACGACCTGGTGGCCTCGGCGCGGGCGTCGCTGTTCCCGCTGCGCTGGGAGGAGCCGGGCGGCACCGCGGTGGTGGAGTCGCTGGCGCTGGGCACACCGGTGGTGGCCACCGCCCGTGGCTGCCTACCGGAGCTGATCGAGCACGGCCGCACCGGCCTGCTCGCCACCGACGAGGAGGAACTGGGCGACCTGGTGCTCGCCGCCGGCATGCTGGCCGAGGACGAGTGCCGGCGGGTGGCGGCCGAACGGTTCACCCCGGCCCGGATGGCACAGCGGTACGTGGCGCTGTACGACCGGGTCCGCCAGGGCGCCACCACGCCGTTGCAGCCCGCCTGA
- a CDS encoding Gfo/Idh/MocA family oxidoreductase produces the protein MRVGLVGAGGVAQRHARVLTGFEDVELLGVTDVAPEAARALAGTYGGQVFADVAELLAAGPDAVYVCVPPFAHGPAEEAVVAAGVPMFVEKPVAVDLETAERIAALVERAGLRTGVGHHWRYLHVVEEARRLLADRPVRMVNGAWLDKVPPVAWWARRDRSGGPVVEQAAHVLDLVRLLVGEVTEVTAYGDGTPPPVDGADIDSVTAATLRFASGAVGTLAAACVLTWKHRAGLEILADGLALSLAEDGLTVRDADGERHLPADPDAARVAVDRAFVDAVRGVGDDVRVPYAEALRTQRLALAVAESARTGRPVALPTGPAARLTAAVADTDAGVAVDA, from the coding sequence ATGCGGGTGGGACTGGTCGGGGCCGGCGGGGTGGCGCAACGCCACGCCCGCGTGCTCACCGGCTTCGAGGATGTGGAACTGCTCGGCGTGACGGACGTCGCGCCGGAGGCGGCGCGGGCGCTCGCCGGCACGTACGGCGGCCAGGTCTTCGCCGACGTGGCCGAGCTGCTCGCCGCCGGCCCGGACGCGGTGTACGTGTGCGTGCCGCCGTTCGCGCACGGCCCGGCCGAGGAGGCGGTGGTCGCCGCCGGCGTGCCGATGTTCGTGGAGAAGCCGGTGGCCGTCGACCTGGAGACGGCCGAGCGGATCGCCGCCCTGGTGGAGCGCGCCGGGCTGCGCACCGGCGTCGGCCACCACTGGCGTTACCTGCACGTGGTGGAGGAGGCGCGGCGGCTGCTCGCCGACCGTCCGGTGCGGATGGTCAACGGCGCCTGGCTGGACAAGGTGCCCCCGGTTGCCTGGTGGGCGCGGCGGGACCGCTCCGGCGGCCCGGTGGTGGAGCAGGCCGCGCACGTGCTCGACCTGGTCCGGCTGCTGGTCGGCGAGGTCACCGAGGTGACCGCGTACGGCGACGGCACGCCGCCACCGGTCGACGGCGCCGACATCGACTCGGTGACCGCCGCGACGCTGCGGTTCGCCTCCGGGGCGGTGGGCACGCTCGCCGCCGCCTGCGTGCTCACCTGGAAGCACCGGGCCGGCCTGGAGATCCTCGCCGACGGGCTGGCGCTGTCGCTGGCCGAGGACGGCCTGACCGTGCGCGACGCCGACGGCGAGCGGCACCTGCCCGCCGACCCGGACGCCGCCCGGGTCGCCGTCGACCGGGCCTTCGTCGACGCGGTGCGCGGCGTCGGCGACGACGTGCGGGTCCCGTACGCCGAGGCGCTGCGCACCCAGCGGCTCGCGCTGGCGGTGGCGGAGTCGGCGCGCACCGGCCGGCCGGTGGCGTTGCCGACCGGCCCGGCGGCCCGGCTCACCGCCGCCGTGGCGGACACCGACGCGGGGGTGGCCGTCGATGCGTGA
- a CDS encoding ABC transporter ATP-binding protein — translation MTAEAGPTPGLAALLPYLRAHRGTLVAVGALSLTGSAAALAQPLLTRKLLNRITADRPAATLVVALVALVVAGALLGGLRDFLLQRTAEGLVLGVRRRLAGHLLRLPIVEYDRRRTGDLLSRVGADTTLLRAVVTSGLFETVTGAVMVLGAGTAMLLLDPLLFGVTLGAVALGVVFAVTVARRVRGLARRAQERVGEMTSAVERAISAARTIRASRAEGRETGTVVASATAAYRAGLGVARAEAVVGPASTVTVQGAFLLVLAVGGARVAAGAISVGDLVAFVMFLFFLVLPLGQAVHAYTQLQSGLGALARIEEILAVPDEAVDDRPGAAVAPSAGVPARVEFDRVGFGYPGGPPVLREVSFTVPAGTRTALVGPSGAGKSTLLALVERFYEVDEGAVRLDGVDVRELPRDALRARLGYVEQEAPVLAGTLRDNLLITAPDATDDRLCAVLDEVNLGHLADRTVDGLDVQVGEGGVLLSGGERQRLAIARALLAGPPVLLLDEPTSNLDARNEAALRRAIDAVAVRRTLVIVAHRLSTVVDADQIVVLDGGRVVAVGTHDELTTTSPLYRELATHQLLVA, via the coding sequence ATGACCGCCGAAGCCGGCCCGACGCCGGGACTCGCCGCTCTGCTGCCCTACCTGCGCGCCCACCGCGGCACCCTGGTCGCGGTGGGCGCGCTGTCGCTCACCGGGTCCGCCGCCGCGCTCGCCCAGCCGCTGCTCACCCGCAAGTTGCTGAACCGGATCACCGCCGACCGCCCGGCCGCCACGCTGGTGGTCGCGCTGGTCGCCCTGGTGGTGGCCGGCGCGCTGCTCGGCGGGCTCCGCGACTTTCTGCTGCAACGCACCGCCGAGGGGCTCGTCCTGGGCGTGCGCCGCCGGCTGGCCGGGCACCTGCTGCGGCTGCCGATCGTGGAGTACGACAGGCGTCGTACCGGCGACCTGCTGTCCCGGGTGGGCGCCGACACGACGTTGCTGCGGGCGGTCGTCACCTCGGGCCTCTTCGAGACCGTCACCGGGGCGGTGATGGTGCTCGGCGCCGGCACCGCGATGCTGCTGCTCGACCCGCTGCTGTTCGGGGTGACGCTGGGCGCGGTCGCGCTCGGCGTGGTCTTCGCGGTCACCGTCGCCCGCCGGGTGCGCGGGCTGGCGCGCCGGGCCCAGGAACGCGTCGGCGAGATGACCTCGGCGGTCGAGCGGGCGATCTCCGCGGCGCGGACCATCCGGGCCAGCCGTGCCGAGGGGCGGGAGACCGGGACGGTGGTGGCGAGCGCGACGGCGGCGTACCGGGCGGGGCTGGGGGTGGCCCGCGCCGAGGCGGTGGTCGGCCCGGCCAGCACGGTCACCGTGCAGGGCGCGTTCCTGCTGGTGCTGGCCGTGGGCGGGGCCCGGGTGGCGGCGGGCGCGATCAGCGTCGGCGACCTGGTCGCGTTCGTGATGTTCCTGTTCTTCCTGGTGCTGCCGCTGGGCCAGGCGGTGCACGCGTACACCCAGTTGCAGAGCGGTCTGGGCGCGTTGGCCCGGATCGAGGAGATCCTCGCGGTGCCGGACGAGGCCGTCGACGACCGTCCGGGCGCGGCGGTCGCACCGTCCGCCGGCGTGCCGGCGCGGGTCGAGTTCGACCGGGTCGGCTTCGGCTATCCCGGCGGGCCGCCAGTGCTGCGCGAGGTGAGCTTCACCGTGCCGGCCGGCACCCGGACGGCGCTCGTCGGTCCGTCCGGCGCCGGCAAGTCCACGCTGCTGGCCCTGGTCGAGCGCTTCTACGAGGTGGACGAGGGCGCGGTGCGCCTGGACGGCGTGGACGTGCGGGAGCTGCCCCGCGACGCGCTGCGGGCCCGGCTCGGCTACGTCGAGCAGGAGGCGCCGGTCCTCGCCGGCACGCTGCGCGACAACCTGCTGATCACCGCGCCCGACGCCACCGACGACCGGCTGTGTGCGGTGCTCGACGAGGTGAACCTGGGCCACCTGGCCGACCGGACCGTCGACGGGCTGGACGTGCAGGTGGGGGAGGGTGGGGTGCTGCTCTCCGGCGGGGAACGGCAGCGGCTGGCCATCGCCCGGGCGCTGCTGGCCGGACCGCCGGTGCTGTTGCTCGACGAGCCGACGAGCAACCTCGACGCGCGCAACGAGGCGGCGTTGCGCCGGGCCATCGACGCGGTCGCGGTGCGCCGTACCCTGGTGATCGTGGCGCACCGCCTCTCCACCGTGGTGGACGCCGACCAGATCGTGGTGCTCGACGGCGGCCGGGTGGTCGCGGTCGGCACGCACGACGAGTTGACCACCACCAGCCCGCTCTACCGGGAGCTGGCCACCCACCAACTGCTCGTGGCCTGA
- a CDS encoding zinc-binding dehydrogenase, producing MRDRVVVVSGPGRVELVERDAAELRDGTFRVQTLYSGVSAGTELSFVKGTNPYLHVTWDAGLGLFRPGGASTPYPVERLGYMQVGRVVESRTPAVAVGTVGAMTYGHRSGWVADPVAERFVPLPDDLDPLLGVYVAHMGPICANGLLHAAADLCGTDVRTLGDGVRGRRVAVVGGGVVALLTALFARRHGAASVVVVDPTPARRQVAEALGLETLDPAADDPAVVLKTRWNHAAGDRGADVVFQCRGQDWALQLALRLLRPQGTVIDLAFYQGGADAVRLGEEFHHNGLSLRCAQIGRVPRGLAPTWDRERLSAETVELLRQHGDQIRKHLVSAVAPLDEAPSLLTELAERRRSELQVVLTG from the coding sequence ATGCGTGACCGGGTGGTGGTGGTCAGCGGACCGGGCCGGGTCGAGCTGGTCGAGCGGGACGCGGCCGAGCTGCGCGACGGCACGTTCCGGGTGCAGACGCTCTACAGCGGCGTGTCCGCCGGCACCGAGCTGAGCTTCGTCAAGGGCACCAACCCCTATCTGCACGTCACCTGGGACGCCGGCCTCGGGCTGTTCCGGCCGGGCGGGGCGAGCACCCCGTACCCGGTCGAGCGCCTCGGCTACATGCAGGTCGGCCGGGTGGTGGAGAGCCGCACCCCGGCGGTCGCGGTGGGCACGGTCGGCGCGATGACGTACGGCCACCGCAGCGGCTGGGTCGCCGACCCGGTCGCCGAGCGGTTCGTGCCGCTGCCCGACGACCTCGACCCGCTGCTCGGCGTCTACGTCGCGCACATGGGACCGATCTGCGCCAACGGGCTGCTGCACGCCGCGGCGGACCTGTGCGGCACCGACGTGCGTACCCTCGGCGACGGCGTCCGGGGACGGCGGGTGGCGGTCGTCGGCGGTGGCGTGGTCGCGCTGCTCACCGCGCTGTTCGCCCGCCGCCACGGCGCCGCCTCGGTGGTGGTGGTGGATCCGACCCCGGCGCGGCGGCAGGTGGCCGAGGCGCTCGGCCTGGAGACGCTCGACCCGGCGGCGGACGACCCGGCCGTGGTGCTCAAGACCCGGTGGAACCACGCCGCCGGCGACCGCGGTGCGGACGTGGTCTTCCAGTGCCGGGGCCAGGACTGGGCGTTGCAGCTCGCGCTGCGCCTGCTCCGCCCGCAGGGCACGGTGATCGACCTGGCCTTCTACCAGGGCGGCGCGGACGCGGTCCGGCTCGGCGAGGAGTTCCACCACAACGGCCTGTCGCTGCGCTGCGCGCAGATCGGGCGGGTGCCGCGCGGGCTCGCCCCGACCTGGGACCGGGAGCGGCTCTCCGCCGAGACGGTGGAGCTGCTGCGCCAGCACGGCGACCAGATCCGCAAGCACCTCGTCTCCGCGGTGGCGCCGCTGGACGAGGCGCCGAGCCTGCTCACCGAGCTGGCGGAACGCCGCCGCTCGGAGCTTCAGGTGGTGCTGACCGGCTGA
- a CDS encoding DUF4383 domain-containing protein — MAHSRARRNPAAGRPPVRRVASGFAVLLLLLGVLGFVPGVTSAYAELRFAGPGSGARLLGVFQVSVLQNLVHLVLGAAGLALARTVAGARAFLLGGGAVYLVLWLHGLAVDRRSAANVLAVNRADTWLLLLLGATMLALGLFAGRRGHRR, encoded by the coding sequence ATGGCGCACTCCCGGGCGCGACGCAACCCGGCCGCCGGCCGCCCGCCGGTGCGCCGGGTCGCCTCCGGGTTCGCCGTGCTCCTGCTGCTGCTCGGCGTGCTGGGCTTCGTGCCCGGCGTCACCAGCGCCTACGCGGAGCTGCGGTTCGCCGGGCCCGGCTCCGGCGCCCGGCTGCTCGGCGTGTTCCAGGTCTCCGTGCTGCAGAACCTCGTCCATCTGGTGCTCGGTGCGGCCGGCCTGGCACTGGCCCGCACCGTCGCCGGCGCCCGCGCGTTCCTGCTCGGCGGCGGCGCGGTCTATCTGGTGCTCTGGCTCCACGGCCTGGCCGTCGACAGGCGCAGCGCGGCGAACGTGCTGGCGGTCAACCGCGCCGACACCTGGCTGCTCCTGCTGCTGGGCGCCACCATGCTGGCGCTGGGGCTGTTCGCCGGCCGGCGCGGGCACCGCCGCTGA
- the secA2 gene encoding accessory Sec system translocase SecA2, translating to MGVSQRMKTRFRRFLQRPGTTVDLAPLEKLLPAIEAREAELEQLSDAELTEAAGRAEKYEEICAVGREAARRGLDQRPYDVQLLGAMALLSGKVAEMATGEGKTLTATVAAYGHVRLGNGPVHVLTVNDYLARRDAEWMEPVYTLLGLTVGWVNEASTPQERRAAYGCDVTYVAVSEAGFDYLRDQLATDLADRVQPPLKTAIVDEADSILIDEARVPMVLAGAVPGEQDPVHAAAALVRGLRKGKHYTVAEDGRSVAFTSLGLATVEAKLGGIDLYDAEHVGQLSAVNVALHAHALLHRDVDYIVRDDSVELIDEMRGRVAQRRRWPDGLQAAVEAKEGLDATAEGEVLGTVTVQAFIALYPTVCGMTATAVLVGDQLREFFGLEVAVIPPNTPCVREDESDRIYATRAEKEEALVDEITRCHEAGRPVLVGTLDVKESEGLATALRAAGVPCVVLNAKNDDEEAGIIAEAGAYGAVTVSTQMAGRGVDIRLGGSDQSDRERVAELGGLYVIGSGRHDSRRVDDQLRGRAGRQGDPGGSVFFVSLEDDLVARHAGDTVPASPRMNADGLVTDAQVDYAVEHAQRVAEGVNHEIHRNTWRYSHVIEQQRKALAERRERLLTTDIAALMLLERVPEKASEMDEDLLADVARKIALYHLDRLWAEHLAELSEVREGVHLRALGRLDPLDEFHRSAVPAFNALMPEIETRTVATFEETEFDEGWEPDASKLVRPSATWTYLVHDNPFGSELDRLIASVGRRLISGSR from the coding sequence ATGGGTGTGTCGCAACGGATGAAGACCAGGTTCCGCCGTTTCCTCCAGCGCCCGGGGACGACCGTCGACCTGGCTCCGCTGGAGAAGCTGCTGCCGGCGATCGAGGCCCGGGAGGCCGAGCTGGAGCAGCTCTCCGACGCCGAGCTGACCGAGGCCGCCGGTCGGGCGGAGAAGTACGAGGAGATCTGCGCCGTCGGGCGGGAGGCGGCGCGTCGCGGGCTCGACCAGCGCCCCTACGACGTGCAGCTGCTCGGCGCCATGGCGCTGCTGTCCGGCAAGGTCGCCGAGATGGCCACCGGTGAGGGCAAGACGCTCACCGCGACCGTCGCCGCGTACGGGCACGTGCGGCTGGGCAACGGGCCGGTGCACGTGCTCACCGTCAACGACTACCTGGCCCGCCGCGACGCGGAGTGGATGGAGCCGGTCTACACCCTGCTCGGGCTCACCGTCGGGTGGGTCAACGAGGCATCCACGCCGCAGGAGCGGCGCGCCGCGTACGGCTGCGACGTCACCTACGTCGCGGTCAGCGAGGCCGGCTTCGACTACCTGCGCGACCAACTCGCCACCGACCTGGCCGACCGGGTGCAGCCGCCGCTGAAGACCGCGATCGTGGACGAGGCCGACTCGATCCTCATCGACGAGGCCCGGGTGCCGATGGTGCTCGCCGGCGCGGTGCCGGGCGAGCAGGATCCGGTGCACGCCGCCGCCGCCCTGGTGCGCGGCCTGCGCAAGGGCAAGCACTACACCGTCGCCGAGGACGGCCGCAGCGTCGCCTTCACCTCGCTGGGCCTGGCCACCGTCGAGGCCAAGCTGGGCGGCATCGACCTCTACGACGCCGAGCACGTCGGGCAGCTCTCCGCGGTGAACGTGGCGCTGCACGCGCACGCCCTGCTGCACCGCGACGTCGACTACATCGTCCGGGACGACTCGGTCGAGCTGATCGACGAGATGCGTGGCCGGGTCGCCCAGCGCCGCCGCTGGCCGGACGGGCTGCAGGCGGCAGTCGAGGCGAAGGAGGGGCTGGACGCCACCGCCGAGGGCGAGGTGCTGGGCACGGTCACCGTGCAGGCGTTCATCGCGCTCTACCCGACGGTCTGCGGGATGACCGCGACCGCGGTGCTCGTCGGCGACCAGTTGCGCGAGTTCTTCGGCCTCGAGGTGGCGGTGATCCCGCCGAACACCCCGTGCGTCCGCGAGGACGAGTCGGACCGGATCTACGCCACCCGCGCCGAGAAGGAGGAGGCGCTGGTCGACGAGATCACCCGGTGCCACGAGGCGGGGCGTCCGGTGCTGGTGGGCACGCTCGACGTGAAGGAGTCCGAGGGGCTGGCCACCGCGTTGCGGGCCGCCGGCGTGCCGTGCGTGGTGCTCAACGCCAAGAACGACGACGAGGAGGCGGGGATCATCGCCGAGGCCGGCGCGTACGGCGCGGTGACGGTCTCCACCCAGATGGCCGGCCGGGGCGTGGACATCCGGCTCGGCGGCAGCGACCAGTCCGATCGGGAGCGGGTGGCCGAGCTGGGTGGCCTCTACGTGATCGGCAGCGGCCGGCACGACAGCCGCCGGGTCGACGACCAGTTGCGGGGCCGGGCCGGTCGCCAGGGCGACCCGGGCGGGTCGGTCTTCTTCGTCAGCCTGGAGGACGACCTGGTCGCCCGGCACGCCGGCGACACGGTGCCGGCCTCGCCCCGGATGAACGCCGACGGCCTGGTCACCGACGCGCAGGTCGACTACGCGGTGGAGCACGCCCAGCGGGTCGCGGAGGGCGTCAACCACGAGATCCACCGCAACACCTGGCGCTACAGCCACGTGATCGAGCAGCAGCGCAAGGCCCTCGCGGAGCGGCGGGAGCGGCTGCTGACCACCGACATCGCGGCGCTCATGCTGCTGGAGCGCGTGCCGGAGAAGGCCAGCGAGATGGACGAGGACCTGCTCGCCGACGTGGCCCGCAAGATTGCCCTCTACCACCTGGACCGGCTCTGGGCGGAGCACCTGGCCGAGCTGTCCGAGGTGCGCGAGGGCGTGCACCTGCGCGCGCTCGGCCGCCTCGACCCGCTCGACGAGTTCCACCGCAGCGCGGTGCCGGCGTTCAACGCGCTGATGCCCGAGATCGAGACGCGGACCGTCGCCACGTTCGAGGAGACCGAGTTCGACGAGGGCTGGGAGCCGGACGCGTCGAAGCTGGTGCGGCCGAGCGCCACCTGGACCTACCTGGTGCACGACAACCCGTTCGGCTCCGAGCTGGACCGGCTGATCGCGTCGGTGGGCCGGCGGCTCATCTCCGGGTCCCGCTGA
- a CDS encoding glucosyl-3-phosphoglycerate synthase, whose product MEAWATYRTSTADDWPAERLLGVKGASRVSVVLPARNEEATVGAIVSTIREHLMDRVPLVDELIVVDSRSTDRTARVARAAGAEVVGQDAMTRGLPRLTGKGDALWAGLAAAESDVVAFIDADLREFRPHFVTGLLGPLLTDPGVEFVKGFYHRPLVGATSVEPDGGGRVTELMARPLLNLFWPELAGFVQPLAGEYAGRREVLDRIPFVTGYGVETAMLIDLLELVGLDALAQVDLGERKHRHQDTAALGRMSAQIMLTAWSRLQRRGWAAPGTMPTPLLTQFRRGGSETLPNLDREIVVNDVSVEERPPLAELRHRVPRRRVPA is encoded by the coding sequence GTGGAGGCGTGGGCAACGTACCGCACCAGCACGGCCGACGACTGGCCGGCGGAACGGCTGCTGGGGGTCAAGGGCGCCAGCCGGGTCAGCGTGGTGCTGCCGGCGCGTAACGAGGAGGCCACGGTCGGCGCGATCGTGTCGACCATCCGCGAGCACCTGATGGACCGGGTGCCGCTGGTCGACGAGCTGATCGTGGTGGACTCGCGGTCCACCGACCGGACCGCGCGGGTGGCGCGCGCGGCCGGCGCCGAGGTGGTGGGGCAGGACGCGATGACACGCGGGCTGCCGCGGCTGACCGGCAAGGGCGACGCGCTCTGGGCCGGGCTCGCCGCCGCCGAGAGCGACGTGGTGGCGTTCATCGACGCCGACCTGCGCGAGTTCCGGCCACACTTCGTCACCGGCCTGCTCGGGCCGCTGCTCACCGACCCGGGCGTGGAGTTCGTCAAGGGCTTCTACCACCGCCCGCTGGTCGGTGCGACGAGCGTGGAGCCCGACGGCGGCGGCCGGGTGACGGAGTTGATGGCCCGGCCGCTGCTCAACCTGTTCTGGCCGGAGCTGGCCGGCTTCGTGCAGCCACTGGCCGGCGAGTACGCGGGCCGCCGCGAGGTGCTGGACCGGATTCCGTTCGTCACCGGGTACGGCGTCGAGACGGCGATGCTCATCGACCTGCTGGAGCTGGTCGGGCTGGACGCGCTGGCCCAGGTCGACCTGGGCGAGCGCAAGCACCGGCACCAGGACACCGCCGCGCTGGGCCGGATGTCGGCGCAGATCATGCTGACCGCCTGGTCACGGCTGCAACGGCGCGGCTGGGCCGCGCCCGGCACGATGCCGACGCCGCTGCTGACCCAGTTCCGCCGGGGCGGCTCGGAGACGTTGCCCAACCTGGACCGGGAGATCGTGGTCAACGACGTCTCGGTCGAGGAACGGCCACCGCTGGCCGAGCTGCGCCACCGGGTTCCCCGCCGGCGCGTGCCCGCGTGA
- a CDS encoding ATP-binding protein has protein sequence MSTRIRCEVRDESPVTVVRLAGALDLGTTRAVHEVLDRCLSAQPDALVVDLEEVHVVEPLALSVFAAACRRGGDWPAVPLVLSAPPREAAAWLNETTACRVVPVRQDCAEATALAGAEAAPRLRARLEPVAGACRRARELVTEACGRWNVPELVGPASLVLSELVGNVVRHAGTPMHVTLTLRRPYLRVAVMDGSPADARAATGRDLRSEGGRGLMLVRELTQRWGSTPVGAGKVVWAMLPAN, from the coding sequence ATGTCGACCCGGATCAGGTGCGAGGTCCGCGACGAGTCTCCGGTCACCGTCGTACGGCTGGCCGGCGCGCTCGACCTGGGAACCACGCGCGCGGTGCACGAGGTGCTGGACCGGTGCCTGTCCGCGCAGCCGGACGCGCTCGTGGTCGACCTGGAGGAGGTCCACGTCGTCGAGCCGCTGGCGCTCTCCGTCTTCGCCGCGGCCTGCCGCAGGGGCGGCGACTGGCCGGCCGTCCCGCTGGTGCTCTCCGCGCCGCCCCGGGAGGCGGCGGCCTGGCTGAACGAGACCACCGCCTGCCGGGTGGTGCCGGTCCGGCAGGACTGCGCGGAGGCCACCGCGCTGGCCGGCGCCGAGGCCGCGCCGCGGCTGCGGGCCCGGCTGGAGCCGGTGGCCGGGGCGTGCCGCCGGGCCCGGGAGCTGGTCACCGAGGCGTGCGGCAGGTGGAACGTGCCGGAGCTGGTCGGCCCGGCCTCGCTGGTGCTCAGCGAGCTGGTCGGCAACGTGGTCCGGCACGCCGGCACGCCCATGCACGTCACGCTGACGCTGCGCCGGCCGTACCTGCGGGTGGCGGTGATGGACGGCAGCCCGGCCGACGCCCGCGCCGCGACCGGCCGCGACCTGCGGTCCGAGGGGGGCCGCGGACTGATGCTGGTGCGCGAGCTGACCCAGCGGTGGGGCAGCACGCCGGTCGGCGCCGGCAAGGTCGTCTGGGCCATGCTCCCGGCGAACTGA